A single region of the Eremothecium gossypii ATCC 10895 chromosome V, complete sequence genome encodes:
- the MHF1 gene encoding Mhf1p (Syntenic homolog of Saccharomyces cerevisiae YOL086W-A): MPEIDQHKKRLVGQLKGKLWFCIEQQVRRELPYGVTFTPKFINALVELCFAQLDELGGDLEAFARHAGREVVASDDVMLRLRKNPELQAFLRRELAQLRAPGAARTAQRR; the protein is encoded by the coding sequence ATGCCGGAGATTGACCAGCACAAAAAGCGCCTTGTAGGGCAGCTGAAGGGCAAGCTGTGGTTCTGTatcgagcagcaggtgcgCCGAGAGCTCCCCTACGGCGTCACGTTCACGCCGAAGTTCATCAATGCGCTCGTGGAGCTGTGTTTCGCgcagctggacgagctCGGCGGCGATCTGGAGGCGTTTGCGCGGCACGCCGGGCGCGAGGTGGTGGCCAGCGACGACGTGATGCTGCGGTTGCGCAAGAACCcggagctgcaggcgttcttgcggcgcgagctggcccagctgcgcgcgccgggcgcggcgcgcacggcgcagcggcggtAG